GTGGTTGTTGTGGGGATAGCTGTGGATGTTGTTGCTTCTGTAGTAGTTGTGGTAGCAGCGGTGGTTGTTGTGGGGATAGCTGTGGATGTTGTTGCTTCTGTAGTAGTTGTGGTAGCAGCGGTGGTTGTTGTGGGGATAGCTGTGGATGTTGTTGCTTCTGTAGTAGTTGTGGTAGCTGCGGTGGTTGTTGTGGGGATAGCTGTGGATGTTGTTGCTTCTGTAGTAGTTGTGGTAGCTCCGGTGGTTGCTGTGGGGATAGCTGTGGATGTTGTTGCTTCTGTAGTAGTTGTGGTAGCAGCGGTGGTTGTTGTGGGGATAGCTGTGGATGTTGTTGCTTCTGTAGTAGTTGTGGTAGCTGCGGTGGTTGTTGTGGGGATAGCTGTGGATGTTGTTGCTTCTGCAGTAGTTGTCGTAGCTGCGGTGGTTGTTGTGGGTATAGCTGTGGATGTTGTTACTCCTTCAGTAGTTGCGGAAGCTGCTGTGGTTGTTGTAGGGATAGCTGTGGATGTTGTTCCCGCTGATGTTGTAGCGGAAGTTGCTGTCGTTGATGTGGGAATAGCAGTGGATGTTGTTTCTTTTTCAGTAGTTGTCGATTCAGTCGTAGCAGCGGTACGGCAGCTTGGTAGAAGGGGGTCCAGTATGCATATTGGTCGTTCTGTTGTGGTAGTTGCATTGGCTATAACAGGTTGAAATGCAAGTGCACTGCACAATAACAGGATCAGTCCCAAGATGTCTCTCTGAAATCGTGGCAAAGTAGGGACTAttctaaataaaatttctttGAAGATTTGTTGATTTAGAACTTACCATCCTGAGTTCTTGAGAGACACTGAATATGGGTTTATGGGGGCAACTATTTATGTACCGAGCTATCAtagttttcttttgtttcctCATAGATAAGTACCTTTTCTTTTACTAGTCCCATGTCAATCGAACTTagaatacttttttaatgtaTCTAAGAACGGTTTTACAAATGGACAGGAAGTGGCTGACCATTTGTTATCGGTCTCTTTTTAAGGTCATTTGTACCATTGATAACCTTACTCACCTGTCTTTCTGTTATGCTGATTAGTACGCAGGTATGTAAATAGCATATGGTATGCAAAGtgcttttgaaataaattttaactattGAAAGGATATTTCCTTGTAgctcttttaattaaaaagagaCCCTGTGATTGAAAAACCCTCATAGGCTTTCTAAAAAGCAGCTAGAATCAGAACTCAGGGGTTAAGCCAATagcaaaatattaaatgaaaatatttccgaCCCATTGATTGCCCCAATCTGTTTGCATATTTGTGTGTAAGGAAAAAAAGAACAATTCTGTGGGGGGTGTATGCTTACTGTACAGTATGCCCTCGGAGCTCAGTCTATGAAATAATGAACGCATGAATgattgcatactttttggctGTTTGCCGCTTAACATTTTCATTGTCATTTTCtcgtttttctatttttccctcatatatgaaaaaataccgAAATCGGTTAATGTTTATTGAAAAGGCATAAAATTCGTTCTACCAGAATggaaaatatgcttttgataCAATTATTGTGCCTATCTGCAGGCGCCGGTCCTCAGAACGCACCCCAAACCCAGCAAACTGAATCCTCCCCCCCATTTTTACAATTCCTATCTGAAATTTTTGGCTgttttttaatgtgttttttttttcgtttttttttcgtttgagTTCATTTTGCCCTCGGCATGCTGTTCTTTTGGCTCTCAGACCCCAAAGGCCCTGCAGTTATATGGGTCGCTTGCCGTTGATAAAAATCCTGGATACAATATGCGGCAGCCAGCTGAATCAGAATGAATATCCATTCTGATGTGACTGAGTTTTCGGTGCAGGATTGCAAAAGCAGAAAGCAATTTTCATGGCCACGAGGTGGAACAATGTCGGATCGAATGGAAACAAAGAAATATGCTTACAAAATGCGTATCTTAAGTTATTAGCATAAATGGATAAATTTCCCTTTGAAAGTTaaagttttacattttattcGCTTTAAATACATAATCTTTTATATCCTATCAGTTAACCAATTttcgattataattttaatgaattttgaACGGCAGAAAGTCTTGGTAAGCCAGAGGAAAAAAGCTGTGAAAATTACATTGCTTTGATATTCAAATGCTCTTGCAAAGTTTCATTTGCCTTTTACAACCGCAACTCATTTtcacaattttcaaaatttcgtATTTTATGCATTATTCAAAAGTGCTGCCCCAAAATTTTGTGTGTGGGTCCTTGGTCAGCGAAGGGTTAAGGCAGAGAAGATGGAGTATGGTGCCAGGACGTGGGTCTGTAGATGCTCACGAAACATATTTGATATTTCATGCCCAAATAAATGCAATGAAAATTCATCAATTGACTCGACTCAACTCAACTCGCCGTCATCGCCTCAGTTGGCATTCGACACTGTAGCCCCATTTGCATATAAATTGCTTTTGACATCGTTTGTTTGCCAAACACTTTCCGCTGCTCTCCcgaaaatttatgttttttttcctttggttTTTTCATCTCCTGGTCATGTCAAGTGCTTATCAGCCTGTTGGCATCTGTCCGGAAAAGCAATTGCATAACTCTTAGAATCGCTTTTTAATTGCCACAATTTGTGCTTAAACGTTCTGCCATTTCAACCAGAGCCTGCAGCATTCCaccttaaaaaaagaaaataataaataaagcgAATAAGCGACATCCATGGTGACAATTATATAGAGCAGTTCAGTTTCATTCCGTGCTTTGTCGGCTAAGGGACGGAAACTGCCCTGGGGGCAGCATCGGAGGCTTACAAGTTGGCCCATTAGAGCCACGCGCGATATCTGAAAGACTCTGTTGTGGGGCAAGGTTGCATTGGTGGGCGGAAATGTCAACTTAAATTCTCAACCAGAGCCATTCATTGGCGGGAGTTACTTCAAGTCGAAATTGTATTACtctatgtatttatgtattaaaaaacattttttcaaatcatttttatagggactttttaacaatttgatagttttatttttattttttaagaaaaagacGTGATGAGATGTATTTATTGTTTCCAGAAAATAGGGCCTATtcttcaataaataaattttaaaactcgaagagaaatttaatattttcttgaaCCAATTCttcgaaattaaattttaaattaaaaaaaaaaatataactgacatttttaaaatataaccttatagtttcattattttaatttcaaaaggCAAACCATCTACAAATTCGTATaaactcaaacaaaacccAGCTAATTTCTTCGCCTTGGGGGCAACATGCGGCGTTGACACAAAAATTCGTTAGAAAAACCCCAAAGAACAAGACGTTTGGAGAATCTAAGAAAAGTCGCGGAAAAAATAACCAACGATGGCAACTGAGGGTGACATTATTTTTCATGTCAATGCCTAAAAAGGACCAACAAgaataataacaagaaaggaaatgtAGCGGCGACAGACTTTTGGCGGTTTGTTGTTTGCCTTGGCTGGCTGAttcttttgcattttttatggcGCCAGCCACGCCCCGTCTTTACCGCCTCGTCCCTGTCCACCGTTGACCCCCGGAGGGCAGGTGTGGCGCGCTTTGTTTCTATTGTCATCAAGTGGAATTGGCTTTTAATGTTGCCGCTGAGATATCTTAAGAATAATTGTTTTGCGTGTTTTTCTTGATTTCCACGGGCTCAAGCATTTTTGTATAGGCCCCGCAGGTGTGTTTTATTCCAAGCCGATGAGATTTTTGGCCCGAGTTTTTAATGTTTACTTAGGGTCATGTTTTTTGGGGAACGCTATCGGCTGGAGTTTGGAACTGGAGCTCCTGGCAATGGTCCGGGGAGTTTAAAATTGGGAAAGAGGAAAGAAAGTTTTGGAAGGAACCCATTTATAGAAGGTTTTTAAAAGATGTTTttaggaaaaaattaaaaagatcTCTGGGTAATAAgtgtataaaattttaatgaggACCTTGTCTACTTggataattaattgattttatattaggcttaagttactgtttctattaaaaaaatacacttttgttcaaagatattttattgtttattctTAAGCTATTTTTAGCTTTATAAATAGTTTAACTTGAACGTTTTGGAAACCAGTTTGAGGAGATTATTCTCTTAAATATGCAAatcccagtgtgtgtgtgcatcaTTTTcgatttaaatataaattaatattctAACACGCTTCAGTTAGGTTttggcgttttttttttcctctctTTTGGGAACTTAATGAAGTCGGCGAGGAGCCAGTCTGGCTGTGATTTCGATGCCTGAGCATCCTgttcatttaaatttaaatccatgcgtgtgtgtgtgctccTTTGCTCATTTAATCTTAATTAAAAACCGGTTTTCGGGTTGCTGCTGCCGTTCCTGATACATggatatgtttattttttcgctcCAGCTCGGTgccccaaaaagtatgctaccgAGCAGAGAACTGTTTCATTTTATTGTATCCGAAATGGCTGGGATTTTTGGGTAGAAACGGGTTAAGAAGGATATGTATGTGGCTCGTGAGGCAGCCTGGCACATTTATTTAGTATTCATCATATTTCTGATTTATTCAGTGGCAAATGGGCACGCGTATTTATGCTTATAATTACATCCAGAACCGATCCGAGAAGGGAAAGTAACCCCAACCTCGAGGGATGATGTAATGCGAGCGTGTGTGAGGCTGTTTATTCatatgaaaattgttgttcTTTTGGTTCGTTTATAGTTTACGCATTTCACGGTTGAATTTACACCTTTGGGATTAGATTAGTGCCGAAAGGAAGTTTTGGTATTGTGAGGGTTGAAATGGACTTTGAGATTTTTTCCGAAGAAATAGTCATAAGCTTGTCTCTCCAAAAGATCTATGTAGGTCAAATCTAGGTAAATGATTACTTAAtgtgtttattatttaatatcaCTGTGGATGGCAGTAAACGTAGGTGACGAATCGGAGGATGAGTAGGAGTTGAATGAGCGTTCGTCACTGATAAATAATCAagagattttttatttgataaatAATATGAACCATTTCTAAAACAACTCTTCACATATGTAAGTATTAgtcaaaaaacaagaaagcaaagctaacttcgggcggagccgaagtggatatacccttgcagttaaaaccggatatatatcgcaaacatcggatatagttggccgatccttatgggaataggaatataatttccaatttattacaatacaaaatctaaaaaaagtcccaaacttctatcttcaaaaatacgaaagttgatatttctaccaaataccatttccgatcgttcagttatatggcagctataggatatagtcggccgatcctaatgaaatttggtaggtcggatcaactgaccaaatatataatctgtaccaagttccagctctctatcttcaaaaacacgaaagttgggtcatttccgatcaatcagttatatggcagctatagaatatagtcggccgatccttatgaaatttggcacgtcgtaatgttttgccaaaaatagctctcatgtcaaatttgaactctctaactctaaaaacaccaaagttataccatttccgatcaatcagttatatggcagctataggatatagtcggccgatccgggccgttccgacttatatactgcgtgcaaatgaaagaagggtgtgtgcaaagtttcaagacgatagctttaaaactgagagactagtttgcgtagaaacagacagacggacagacagacggacagacggacagacggacagacggacatgctcatatcaactcaggaggtgatcctgatcaagaatatatatactttacagggtctgagatgtctccttcactgcgttgcacacttttgaccaaaattataataccctctgcaagggtataatgagtACCAAGTTTAATAATTTCACataaatcttttatttatgtaaattttgtggaaaaatgttgaaaatctAATGTTTTTAGCCGGTTGTTGCTTAATTCTTTCTTAATTTAAGACACAATTTAATACATTTCTGTCGTCAATTCACAAGTACTTATATAGGTTAATGTCTTAATCTATAAAGAGTTCTTAGTTCTTATAGTTGGATGCAAGTTATTCTTAAACTTCAACTTGTTCAGTGCAAACAGCATATGTAAGGTTACCAAAGGTGCAAAGGTTATGCACCTCATCGTAATAGGGATGCGTTGGGGGACACATATACCTGTAACCATCCTTGGCGCAATATTGGTATATTAAACATTCAGAGTTCACAGTGGCCATAAATAAAGCATCCACATTACCGCACCGATTGTGGGGACATGCATATGTGGCTGGCGAGACACATAGTCCAGACTTTGGATTGAAGTGGGTGCCAGTCGGGCAAGAGTTCCAAATACCAATACTAGACTCGGTTGCACAGTAGTAGAAACCATAACAGGTTGAATTGTCGGGAACAAATCTGTACGCTCCAGGTCCAGTGACTTCTTTGGCATTGGCCCAGCCATTTTGACAAGCTGTGTCACTCGTGTCTCCGACCGAAAACTGACCATCGGTGGCGGTGCCACTGTTCGAGGAATCGCATGCATTCGTCGATTGGCAACTTCCAGTTTGCAGGTTGTAGGTTGTTCCATTGGTACACGTGCCAGGTGTACCGGCGCCCTTAAAGCACGAGATATATTGTCCACAATTTTCCGGATCACCAACAATAATATCATTCTTCATGTACTCGCAAATGGAGTCCTGGGGGCATGTGGGCCCCCAGTCGCACTTTGGCACACTGGCAAAGAAGACAGCACCGGTGCCACAACTGAACACTTGCATATTACCCTTGCCATCGCAGTTATAGTACTGGTTGCAATCGTCCGGATCGGCCACATACATGAACGTGGTGGCAACCTTACAAGTTTCCACTGGATTGGTCTTGCACGGAGTCCTGTAGGACCAATCGCAGATTCCCAGCTGGGCGTTGAAGGTTTCGTTCTCGGCACAAGATCCCCACGATACCAGTTTCTGGCCCAAACAGTAGCCCCAGCCTTGGCAGTCGGTGGGATTACCCACGTATCCTTTGTCCCACCATTGGGCACACATTTCCTCCATTGTGTAGCCGGCGTAGGTCTGGGAAGCCACAAGCAGGCAGGCGGCCAGGACGCAGATCCTCAAGTTGACCGTGGTTACCATCGTGGTTTGGTAAATATATCACTTATACGCACCGTGTAGATTCTTTCACTAGCTCAATCGCTGGCAGGTCTGGcttttttatagtttatagACCTTTCTCGACCGGAGGTAGgtcttaattaaaatattctcAGCCAGATAAGTCAGTATCGCAATTAAAATTCCGAATGGAACTCCTCTTGAAAGCGATAAGGTTCTTGGTAAGAGAATCTCGGTAAAGCCCTACCATTCTTTGATTAACTGCCTTTCAAAAGCCTCGGACATTAGAAGTGCTTATAAAAACCTCAAACCCCTTGGGTATATTTTTTCGGATAGAGCCAGAATGTCAGATTATCAGGCACTGATTGCTAGTGTCTTTGTTTATAATGGCCTTTTAATTAA
This region of Drosophila bipectinata strain 14024-0381.07 chromosome 2L, DbipHiC1v2, whole genome shotgun sequence genomic DNA includes:
- the LOC108130896 gene encoding peritrophin-44-like, whose amino-acid sequence is MVTTVNLRICVLAACLLVASQTYAGYTMEEMCAQWWDKGYVGNPTDCQGWGYCLGQKLVSWGSCAENETFNAQLGICDWSYRTPCKTNPVETCKVATTFMYVADPDDCNQYYNCDGKGNMQVFSCGTGAVFFASVPKCDWGPTCPQDSICEYMKNDIIVGDPENCGQYISCFKGAGTPGTCTNGTTYNLQTGSCQSTNACDSSNSGTATDGQFSVGDTSDTACQNGWANAKEVTGPGAYRFVPDNSTCYGFYYCATESSIGIWNSCPTGTHFNPKSGLCVSPATYACPHNRCGNVDALFMATVNSECLIYQYCAKDGYRYMCPPTHPYYDEVHNLCTFGNLTYAVCTEQVEV